The Peptococcus niger genome window below encodes:
- a CDS encoding radical SAM protein — protein sequence MKNNNIININTKVNDIQNAYSKINGPESIMFDVTQKCNLHCKHCYNCSHSKFSQDLNDEEMIEVTKQVIEVNPQSVCICGGEPTVRFDLCLKIANMLSERGILVNMVTNGYKSDIRSLTRLYNSGINSIQVSLDSYYPETMNKFRESPVAHKNATNAIYNILSLDKIPSVTFIPTKINYKEMPLVGEFLYGLGINELRYMPFIAIGRGRDNSEMLKLSSEENQELFWLLKNKSKELKGFVFDYGDPVEHIYLFRNNTEAFNPSYEIKSNGDVLLTCYLPYVYGNVFKKNLISLWEEGLNNIWKKGYFHDIVKKINTVEDIENQKYIPYTGNDIDLYNQDM from the coding sequence ATGAAAAATAATAATATTATAAATATTAACACAAAAGTTAATGATATACAAAATGCATACTCTAAGATAAATGGACCAGAAAGTATAATGTTTGATGTTACTCAAAAATGTAATTTACACTGTAAACATTGCTATAACTGCAGTCATTCAAAATTTTCGCAAGATTTAAATGATGAAGAGATGATAGAAGTAACGAAACAAGTTATTGAAGTAAATCCACAATCTGTCTGTATATGTGGAGGAGAACCGACAGTAAGATTCGATTTATGTTTAAAAATTGCAAATATGCTAAGTGAGAGAGGAATTCTTGTAAACATGGTAACTAATGGATATAAATCGGATATTAGATCCTTAACAAGATTATATAATAGTGGAATTAATAGCATTCAAGTTAGCTTAGATTCATATTATCCAGAAACAATGAACAAGTTTAGAGAAAGTCCAGTTGCTCATAAAAATGCGACTAATGCAATTTATAATATATTGAGTCTAGATAAGATACCATCAGTTACTTTTATTCCAACAAAAATTAATTATAAAGAGATGCCTTTAGTGGGAGAATTTTTGTACGGATTAGGAATTAATGAGCTTAGATATATGCCTTTTATAGCAATTGGAAGAGGGAGAGACAACTCTGAAATGTTAAAATTATCATCAGAAGAAAACCAAGAATTATTTTGGTTACTAAAAAATAAAAGTAAAGAGTTAAAAGGGTTCGTATTTGATTATGGAGATCCAGTTGAACATATTTATTTATTTAGAAATAATACAGAGGCGTTTAATCCTTCGTACGAAATAAAATCAAACGGCGATGTTTTACTAACTTGTTATTTGCCATATGTATATGGCAACGTTTTTAAAAAAAATTTAATATCTTTATGGGAAGAAGGTTTGAATAACATTTGGAAAAAAGGATATTTTCATGATATTGTGAAAAAAATAAATACTGTTGAAGATATTGAAAATCAAAAGTATATTCCTTATACAGGTAATGATATTGATTTATATAATCAAGATATGTAG
- a CDS encoding ABC transporter ATP-binding protein: MVLIEIFGLYYTTVWKINSEFNVKRMFFKNIQNVLLGKLEKISDTSLYHRLFSDGSTIAEYFYTLSIVIPFNFFYVAFILFIMWKWSRALTIYSLVLIALEIINIKIAKKPILEVAEKQKEVDQNLVNYVMEKIELISFSQIMNMRDKSVNEVFKKFHKIKKITIKNFFYMSIFSEISSLIRQFWSLGLFIVGVNLIINNKITIGVFVGYQALLGYMMEPFSILINSLMSYQSNKVCFKRFIEYYELPKIDDSLDISFSFNNKIEICDISFSYEDKAIFKGFSENIEKGSFVVVSGKSGSGKTTLMKMLMKEIRATVGKITIDDIDINKINYNSYMDNFTFVQQKPIILNDSLRKNIVLDKSVEDEKLIDILEKLNLSELLHKLEYGLDTYIYDRKEKISSGEAQRINIARALLRNSKVIYFDEPTSFLDKKTELKVLSTIKKYARMYGITVIVNSHSKEVLKIADKVIYLNDWSDKNEK; encoded by the coding sequence GTGGTTCTGATTGAAATTTTCGGATTATATTATACAACTGTTTGGAAGATCAATTCAGAATTTAATGTAAAAAGAATGTTTTTTAAAAATATACAAAATGTATTATTGGGGAAATTAGAAAAAATTTCTGATACTAGTCTGTATCATAGATTATTTTCTGATGGATCAACGATAGCGGAGTATTTTTATACATTAAGTATTGTAATACCTTTTAATTTTTTTTACGTGGCATTTATATTGTTTATAATGTGGAAGTGGTCTAGAGCTTTAACCATTTACTCATTAGTATTAATAGCATTAGAAATAATTAATATTAAAATTGCTAAGAAGCCAATTCTAGAGGTTGCAGAGAAACAAAAAGAAGTTGATCAAAACTTGGTTAATTATGTAATGGAAAAAATAGAATTGATTTCTTTTTCTCAAATAATGAACATGAGGGATAAGAGTGTAAATGAAGTTTTTAAAAAATTTCATAAAATTAAAAAAATAACTATAAAAAATTTCTTTTATATGTCAATTTTTAGTGAAATTTCATCATTGATAAGACAATTTTGGTCTTTAGGATTATTTATTGTAGGGGTAAATTTAATAATTAATAATAAAATAACAATCGGAGTTTTTGTAGGTTATCAAGCATTGTTAGGATATATGATGGAACCATTTTCGATATTAATTAATAGTTTAATGTCTTACCAAAGTAATAAGGTATGTTTTAAAAGATTTATAGAATATTATGAATTACCCAAAATAGATGATTCTTTAGATATATCATTTAGTTTTAATAATAAAATAGAAATATGTGATATAAGTTTTTCGTATGAAGATAAAGCAATATTTAAAGGTTTTAGTGAAAATATAGAAAAAGGGAGCTTTGTTGTAGTATCAGGCAAAAGTGGATCGGGGAAGACTACTCTAATGAAGATGCTTATGAAGGAAATTAGAGCTACTGTTGGTAAAATTACAATTGATGATATTGATATAAATAAAATAAATTATAATAGTTATATGGATAACTTCACATTTGTCCAGCAAAAACCCATTATACTTAATGATTCCTTAAGAAAAAATATAGTCCTTGACAAGTCAGTTGAGGATGAAAAATTAATAGATATTTTAGAAAAATTAAATCTTTCAGAACTACTTCATAAATTAGAATATGGGTTAGATACTTATATTTATGATAGAAAAGAAAAAATTTCTTCAGGGGAAGCTCAGAGAATAAATATTGCAAGAGCATTACTTAGAAATAGTAAAGTTATTTATTTTGATGAACCTACATCTTTTCTTGATAAAAAGACAGAATTAAAAGTTTTATCTACTATAAAAAAATATGCTAGAATGTATGGAATTACTGTTATAGTAAATTCACACAGTAAAGAAGTACTAAAAATAGCAGACAAAGTGATTTATTTAAATGACTGGAGTGATAAAAATGAAAAATAA